TGTTGAATGCGGACACGGCGTGGAACACCGCGTCCCAGAGCGCTCGACCGGTCGATTCGTCGTAGTGGAGCCAGAAGCGCAGGAACAGCGCCGAGGCGATCGCAAGTTCCGTGATCACCGTGAGACCGATGATCCGCAGCACCATGGGTCTGATGCCCCCGATGTGGGAGCTCTTGGCCTCGGCGGCGACCGATTCCCTCAGACGCAGCCCGACCTTGCCGGCCACAAGCATGGCCAGCAGGGTCGTGAGCAGGAGGACGCCGAGTCCGCCGGCTTGGATGAGTCCGAGGATGACGGCTTGACCGAAGAACGTGAAGTCGCTGCCGGTCGAGAGCACCTCCAGCCCGGTCACACTGATCGCCGAGGTGGAGGTGAAGAGAGAGGACAGCAGTGAGATCCCACCCGGGGCGGTGGTGGCGGCGGGCGTCATCAGCAGCCCTGTGCCGATGACCAGTGCCGCAAGGTACGTCACGACCACACGGTCGATGGCGCTGCGATGAGGATTGTGCATTCCCGACGACCTAGAGCCGACTCGTCGACGTGGCTTCCGGCGATGTCACCATGGCCCCACAGTACAACCAGCCTGTCCCTTCGCGACGGCGCGAAGATGGGAGATTCATGCGGCGTCGCGGCGGGGCTGAAAGAACCCTGTGAGCTACGATGACGATGTAGTGCAGAATTCCAGCAGGTCGTGGAAGCGGCCAGGAGACAGTCATGGCAGAGAACATCCCCACTCGTGCCGAGCCGCCAGCAGATCCGGCCCACTCACAGGCAGGCCCCGCCCAGCCCCCGGCCTCGGACGAGCCGGCCCCCACCCGCAGACGGGAGCGTGCAAGGACCGCGACGGCGGGCCCCGGGCGCGTGCTCGTCAACACGGTCCGACACGTGGTCAGGGACCAGGGGCTCGACCTCGCAGCGGCACTGGCGTTCTACGCACTGATGTCCATGGCACCGGCGACCCTCGCGCTCGTGTCGATGCTCGGCGTGATCGGAGAGGCGAAGTCCACCACCGAGGCGGTCCTGGGCCTGACCTCGGATCTGTCGGCAGAGGCCGCCGAGGCCATCCGTCCGATCGTGAGTGCACTGGTGTCGACGCCGGCGGCCGGTCTTACGCTCATCGTCAGCGTCATCGTCGCGATCTGGTCCTCCTCGAAATACGTCGGTGCCTTCAGCCGCGCGGTGAATACGGCCTATGCGGTGGAGGAGGAGCGTCCCCTGTGGAAGCTCAAACCGATGATGCTGCTCATCACGTTGGGACTGCTGCTGCTCATGGCGGCTCTGGGGCTGCTGCTCGTCGTCTCGGGCCCGATCGCCCAGTCGCTGGGCAGGCTCGTCGGGTTGGGGCCGACGGCCCTGCTGATCTGGGATCTGGCGAAATGGCCGGTGGTGATCTTCTTCGTGATGCTGATGATCGCGATCCTCTACTATGCGACGCCGAATGTGACGAAGTCGAAGTTCCGCTGGTCGAGCGTCGGTGCGCTGATCGCCCTCCTCCTGCTGATCATCGTGTCCCTGGGGTTCGCGCTCTACATCAACAACTTCGACAACTACAACGCAGCCTACGGCGCCATCGGCGGCGTGATCGTCGGGTTCGCGTGGCTGTGGATGGTGAATCTGGCGCTCATCTTCGGTGCCGAACTCGACGCTGAGATCGAGCGATCGGCAGCCTCGGCGTGAGGGAATCGGACTTCGGCCCGGAGCGTTCGGTGTCGTATGGTCACATCATGAGCTCAGACCGGTCCGATGCGTCGACCTTCACCCCAGCACTGTTGGGCCTGGTGTGGACGGCGATGTTCGGATTCTCCGCGTTCTTCTTCAGCTATTCGACGATGGTCTCGATCGCTTCCATCAACGGGCTCTCGACCGTCACCGGCGGTTCCGTCCTGACGACGATGATGATCGGCGTCATAGTCGTCCAGCCCGTCGCTCCCTGGGCGGGCCGAGTGCTGGGGCTCAAGGGGGCCCTGTTCTTCGCCCTCGGTCTGCAGCTGCTGGGGCAGATCCTCGGTCTGGCCGTGCCCGCGCCGCTGCTCGGCCTCGTGCTGGCCGGATTGTGCGGGGGTGTCGGCTTCGGCCTTTTCGTGGTCCTGGCCAATGCCGCAGTGCCGGCCACGACATCCCCGGGGCGCATCGGCAAGGCGCTGGGGATCTTCGGCGGGATCACCTCGTTGGCGGCCGCGATCGGTGCCCCCTTCGGGCTGTGGCTGGTCGGCACGGTTCCCGTGTGGACGTTCAGAACGATCGTGTGCGTCTCGCTGCTGCTCGCGGTGCCGACCGTGATCAAGTACCTGCCCGGCCGAGTGCCCAAGGACGCTGCCGAAACCGGCGGCGACTCCGACGTCACCGTCCGCAGCGGCACGGGCAGCCCAGACGGCCCAGACGGCACGGGCAGCGCCGGCGGCACCGACGCGCACTCGGCACATCATAGGAGGGGCCGCAGCATCGGCGAGGCCATCAGCCTGGTCGTCATGCTCTCTCCCTTCCTCGTCGGCATGGTCGTCTTCGGCCTCATCGTCGGCTTCGGACCGCGTGACGACGTCGCCGGAGCCGCATTGTTCATCGGTGCGATGCAGGTGTCGGCGGTGATCGGCCGGTTCGCCGCCGGTGCCATCGCCGACAAATTCTCTCCATTCGCTCTCAATCTGCTGGGCCTCGGCCTGGCCGTCATCGGACTGGTCGTCACCGTCTTCGTCTTCGGCGGACTGCTCTTCCTCGCGATGATGATCATCGGTCTGGGCCTGGGCACTCTTCAGTCGGCGAGCTTGGTGATGGCCTTCTCGAATGTCAGCACGCCGGCGAAGGCCAGCGTCGCCTGGAACATGAATTTCGATATCGGCTTGGCCATCGCCGGTGTTCTCGGCGGACTCGGCTTCACCTACCTCGGCGACTCCGTGACGTTCCTCGTCTGCGCCCTCCTGCTGCTCTTCACCGGAATCCTCTCCTTGATACCGCAGGCCCTGCGCCGCTCAGCCTGAGTCTTCGGCCCGGCCGTCCAGGTCGGCCAGGAGCCCCACAGCGGCTCGCGTGTAGTCGCCGATCCAGCGGTCATGGATACGTTTGATGGGCAATGGAGCCAACGCCAGCTGACGGGTCCTGCCGATGCGTCGCCCGCCGACCAGTTCGGCTCTCTCCAGGACACGGATGTGCTGGAGGACGGTCGTGCGATCGAGGTCGGCAAAGGCGGCGCAGACTTCACCGGTTGTGCACGGCTCATCCCGCAGCAGGTCAAGGATTCGGCGCCGAGTGGAATTCGCCAGCGCCTTGAACACAGCATCGTCGCGTACTTCTTCGGCAACAGGTGAGGCTGTTCCATCTGCAGGCGACATGTGGTAAAAATATCACATGAACGATGAGCAGAACACCAAAGACGAACAGTTGGACGAGCTGTCCTTCACCGTCACGGGGTACATCTCGAAGACGCCGCATGAGACCTTCGAGGCCGTGGCCGATCCTGAGCAGCTCTCGAAGTACTTCACCACAGGGGGAGCGCGCGGGAGGCTCGCGGCCGGTGCCGAGGTGACTTGGGAGTTCGCGGATTTCCCCGGCCGGTTCCCGGTGGAGGTCATCGAGTCGATCCAGGATGAGAAGATCGTCATCGAGGGCGAGGCGACGGAGCATGCCACGGCCGCCAGCACGAGGACGACATTCGAGTTCTCGCCCGTCGACGATGGGACTCGGACCCTCGTGACGGTCACCGAGCAGTCCTGGAGGACGACCGTCGGGGGAGCTGAAGACGCCTTCGGCAACTGTATGGGCTGGACCGGAATGCTTGCCGCGCTGAAGGCATGGGTCGAATACGGCATCGACCTGCGCGAAGGCTTCTACAAGTAGTCAGCGGCTTCTACACGAAGTCAGCAGTGCTTCTGCAAGTAATCAGCCCGGTGTGTTCTGGCCGTGCGAGTTCTTGATGAAG
The Brevibacterium marinum genome window above contains:
- a CDS encoding YihY/virulence factor BrkB family protein; this translates as MAENIPTRAEPPADPAHSQAGPAQPPASDEPAPTRRRERARTATAGPGRVLVNTVRHVVRDQGLDLAAALAFYALMSMAPATLALVSMLGVIGEAKSTTEAVLGLTSDLSAEAAEAIRPIVSALVSTPAAGLTLIVSVIVAIWSSSKYVGAFSRAVNTAYAVEEERPLWKLKPMMLLITLGLLLLMAALGLLLVVSGPIAQSLGRLVGLGPTALLIWDLAKWPVVIFFVMLMIAILYYATPNVTKSKFRWSSVGALIALLLLIIVSLGFALYINNFDNYNAAYGAIGGVIVGFAWLWMVNLALIFGAELDAEIERSAASA
- a CDS encoding ArsR/SmtB family transcription factor, yielding MSPADGTASPVAEEVRDDAVFKALANSTRRRILDLLRDEPCTTGEVCAAFADLDRTTVLQHIRVLERAELVGGRRIGRTRQLALAPLPIKRIHDRWIGDYTRAAVGLLADLDGRAEDSG
- a CDS encoding MFS transporter, which codes for MSSDRSDASTFTPALLGLVWTAMFGFSAFFFSYSTMVSIASINGLSTVTGGSVLTTMMIGVIVVQPVAPWAGRVLGLKGALFFALGLQLLGQILGLAVPAPLLGLVLAGLCGGVGFGLFVVLANAAVPATTSPGRIGKALGIFGGITSLAAAIGAPFGLWLVGTVPVWTFRTIVCVSLLLAVPTVIKYLPGRVPKDAAETGGDSDVTVRSGTGSPDGPDGTGSAGGTDAHSAHHRRGRSIGEAISLVVMLSPFLVGMVVFGLIVGFGPRDDVAGAALFIGAMQVSAVIGRFAAGAIADKFSPFALNLLGLGLAVIGLVVTVFVFGGLLFLAMMIIGLGLGTLQSASLVMAFSNVSTPAKASVAWNMNFDIGLAIAGVLGGLGFTYLGDSVTFLVCALLLLFTGILSLIPQALRRSA
- a CDS encoding SRPBCC domain-containing protein, whose translation is MNDEQNTKDEQLDELSFTVTGYISKTPHETFEAVADPEQLSKYFTTGGARGRLAAGAEVTWEFADFPGRFPVEVIESIQDEKIVIEGEATEHATAASTRTTFEFSPVDDGTRTLVTVTEQSWRTTVGGAEDAFGNCMGWTGMLAALKAWVEYGIDLREGFYK